The Brevinematales bacterium sequence GGCGAACGGTATCTCGAGCGCGGACGGGATATAGTACTTCTCGTCCTGCGCGGATAACCGGATCGCCCCCGCGAGTATAATCGTTAAAATGATTGTCGTGTTTTTCATATGATTCTCCCCTTAGTATCTTAGAATTTTGATACCCTTTTGTTCGAGAAGGCTGATAATCCCCTTCTCGCCGACATAATGCGCCGCCCCGACAATAACGAAATAGGTTCCGCCGCCGCGCAGGAATTGCATTATTTTTTCCGTCATAGTTATATTTCGGTCATCGATGAGCGATTTATTGAATTCCTTCTCCCAATTATCTTTCGGGTACAAAACAAATTTCTCGAAATCCTCGATATTGCCCGTTTTCCACAGGTTCAATAATACAGCAAACTGGTTTTTCATTGTTTCGGGAGGCTGCATCTGGCTCGCGAGAAAATGGATTTGATTGGTGAGATTCATCCTCGAGAAAAGTTTGATCTGAAACTCGGCGGTTTCCAGTTCGAGTACGGGTTTGGTTTCCCCGATTCGGTTGAGGAAATAGGTCTCTATCCCCGATGCGGCCTGCGCCCCGGAGTTCTGCATATTGATGCCGGACAGGGTGAACCCGACGAGCCACGGCTTCATCCGGTCGAGCACCTGCATGGAGAGTTTTTTATCCTGGGTGTATGCGCCCAGCGATTGGTACAATGCCGGGGGGATGTTATTCGAAAGGCTGTCCTTCCCGAAATACATTCCCTCCTTCATAATGAGGACATTGATAGCGGTCTGGGATTTATACGGGTCAAGCTCCAAGACGAGGTAATCCGAGTTGCTGAACGCGTTCTCGATAACCGGGTCGAGCGGGTAGATCGATTCGTCCGCCGCGTGCACCGACCCCATCAGATATACCGTATTGCTGACGCCCACCGCTTTCCAGAAAAAGAGCCGCCCCTTATCGGCGGGTTTGACAACCCCCTGTCCGCACGACGAGGCCAGCAGCGCGAAAAAGACGATCCATAACGCGGAAACTAAACCCTTACGAAACATGCCACTCATTCTCCTGTAGAAATTTCGTTCAATGCGTTTCACCCTAACGGGCTTTCCCCTTGGGATTATTGGAAAAATAATTCCAGAAACAGGTGCTTAACAGTTTATTATTCGTCTGGATGCGGATTACCGAGCCGGTGAGCTTTTCCTTGAGGCGGTAATATCCCGGCTTGCCCTCGGGCTGTTCGAGCTCGTACTCCATCTTATTCTCGAAGGTGCGCCAAAGGAGCTCGGTGACGTCCGGCAGTTTATCGGTAACCATCGCGCCGACCGCGACTCCGGTTTCGAAGTCGATGAGACGGCTCAAGGGATGCACGTCCTTATAAAAGTTTTTGCGCTGAATGGTGTCGCAGTAGAAAATCACGGGCTTGCCGAGCGTGAGCGCCATCGCGGCCTCGGCGTCTTTCCCGAAGCTCTCCTTCTCGCCCGCGATATACACGAGCACCTTCGAGCTCCGCACCATCAGGCACTCGATCAGCCCCTTGTCCTCGTGACCCTCGGCGGCGCTCAGGGTGGGGTCGAAATAGCGGAGGTTCAGGTCCTGCAAGCGCCGGTCGCCGAAGATAACCTCGCATGCGTCGGCGACATTCCTGAAGTCCTGCCGCGTCCGCATACTGGTGGACATGTATACGTCGAGGTCGTTCACCATCGACAGGAAGTACTCGGTATTCTTGAGCGCGGAACGGCGCGCCTCGATAAACTTATCGGCGATCCGCCCGTAACGTTTCTCCAGGTCGGACTCGGAGGTGATCGTCTCCTCGAGGATATCGTCCGCCGAGAAAAGGAGCATCTGCATATTATTTTTATGACGGTTATCCGCGCCGCTTTTGTCGAATAATTCCTTGACGCGGATATTTTTGACTCCGCTACGGACGCTCTCGCGGTATCCCTCCAAGAGGAACTCCTTGAGCTCGCTTCGGGACTCAGGCATATCCCCGTAGGTCTTGCACGCCATCTCGGATATGAGGTAGCGGTCTTCCTTGGATATTTTGTTCACCCGTAAGCCCTTGCCGCGCCCCTTGATGTCGGCGGTCGGGTAGCTTCGCGTCTCGAAGAACTCCGTCAGTTCGCGAAGGTTCATCTTGGACAACGTCAGGAACGCCGACACGATATTCCCGAAATAGAGGAGCGCGTCGGTATAAATCCGTTCCAGCCCCCACCTGAGATGCGGGAGGGATATGATCGCGGCCTGTTTGTCGTAGGATGGGTCGAAATCCCGCAATCCGCGGAGATCGTAGGGATGCCGGGGGACGGAGAGCCAGTAGTACCGGAAGAACCCGTCGGACACCCCCGACGCGAGCGACAGAAGGAGGAGCTGGTCGAGCTGTACCTTGCTGAGCGGGTGTTCGCCGATCCGGCCGAGCCGTTCGAACACGTCGGGATGCCCCTCCGCCGACAGCCATCCGAGGAACCCCTCGACGGGGTGGCATAGTTCCTTGAAAAAGCCGACGATTTCGTCACGGTTCGCCACGCGCGTCTCCTGAATGATTTGTTGATAGGGAGGGTTAATGATAATGAATTGAAAAACCGCCCTATCGCCGCTTCCTTAAAATGCGATGGGAAGCGACCATAAATCATAACCCATAAACGAAAAAAGGTCAACTGGAAACCGGAATGGGGCAATGACGACGCGGACTGTCACCGCGAGCCGTGAGGCGAAGCGGTCTGATAGATATAGGATGATGGAACAAATTGCGATGATTATGCCTCGACAGCGCTCGGCATGACGCTTCGTGTAAAGAAAGGGACTGTCACCGCGAGCCGGGAAGCGTAACGGTCTGTTTGATATTTGATGATGGAACAAATTGCGATGATTATGCCTCGACAGCGCTCGGCATGACGCCTTGCAATGACAATAGGGAAAGGGGGAATTAGAACGATTATTTGACAGAGTGACCGGATAGATATACAATGGCGTAATAGGGATTCGGAGGGAAGGAAATGGAAAAAAAAGTAGTAGAAGAATTTATTGTTAATACTTGGGAAGAATTAATGGAAGCTTTACAAAAATTGGATGACGGATATATTTTTAGAGGTCAGAATGGAGGAATTGATTTGCAATCAAAACTTGAAAGAATTCTACAACCACACAAGAAAGACCTTTGCATTCCAAATCTTGAAACTGAGATAATTAGAGAATTCAGGAGAAAATATAAAGACTATGATTCAGAATATGTTGATAAGGATACTTTGTATGCTATCTCAGTAATTCGTCATTTTGAAGGTCCTACAAGACTTATTGATTTTTCTTACTCAAAATATATTGCAGTTTTTTATGCTATTTTTGAAGCTCCAATTTCTAACTGTGAAGAAAAATGCTGTAAAAGCAAATCAAAAAAGAATGAAGTGTTTCTGTGGCTCATGAATGTAAAATGGTGTTTAAATAAAGTATCCAATATCTTTGGAAAAGAATATATTAAAAAAAGAAATACTACTAGAACGGAGAATG is a genomic window containing:
- a CDS encoding TraB/GumN family protein — its product is MFRKGLVSALWIVFFALLASSCGQGVVKPADKGRLFFWKAVGVSNTVYLMGSVHAADESIYPLDPVIENAFSNSDYLVLELDPYKSQTAINVLIMKEGMYFGKDSLSNNIPPALYQSLGAYTQDKKLSMQVLDRMKPWLVGFTLSGINMQNSGAQAASGIETYFLNRIGETKPVLELETAEFQIKLFSRMNLTNQIHFLASQMQPPETMKNQFAVLLNLWKTGNIEDFEKFVLYPKDNWEKEFNKSLIDDRNITMTEKIMQFLRGGGTYFVIVGAAHYVGEKGIISLLEQKGIKILRY
- a CDS encoding FRG domain-containing protein, with the protein product MEKKVVEEFIVNTWEELMEALQKLDDGYIFRGQNGGIDLQSKLERILQPHKKDLCIPNLETEIIREFRRKYKDYDSEYVDKDTLYAISVIRHFEGPTRLIDFSYSKYIAVFYAIFEAPISNCEEKCCKSKSKKNEVFLWLMNVKWCLNKVSNIFGKEYIKKRNTTRTENVFLEMYMSDKPKQFVFIENPFKINERLDVQQGILLCPGDTSTTFMNNLQNMPDWEQNNKKIVIGFNENERIKALKKLHQMNINRKTLFPGKDGFIKDLNEDVLRKNL